One Paramisgurnus dabryanus chromosome 10, PD_genome_1.1, whole genome shotgun sequence genomic region harbors:
- the LOC135746899 gene encoding trace amine-associated receptor 13c-like: MAYEKEHHETQYCFPAKNTSCIKTKRSTHEYNIMYVFFSLLSVWTVFLNLLVIISISHFKKLHTPTNMLILSLAVADLLIGLIVMPLEAIRFIETCWYFGDTICRLFLIITGLLLNTSLSNLVLIAVDRYVAVCHPLLYPQKITTTRTIFTICVFWFCFSVYNILIVVPTSQKTYRCYGGCGIIATFALIFTDVFLSFLFPCTIIITLYLRIFYVAYQQVKVINSLMRSGKHLTEGSVRRKSESKAALTLGIIVTVYLFCWIPYYSLSLTPNTSMTSAIAYFIFWMVYINSGLNPLIYAIFYPWFRTSVKHILNLSKIFKPA; this comes from the coding sequence ATGGCCTATGAGAAAGAACATCATGAGACTCAATACTGCTTTCCAGCCAAAAACACATCGTGCATCAAGACAAAACGCTCCACACATGAATATAAtatcatgtatgtgtttttttcattgctgTCAGTATGGACTGTGTTTCTGAATCTGCTGGTgatcatctccatctctcacttcaagAAGCTTCACACTCCAACCAACATGCTCATTCTCTCTCTGGCTGTGGCCGACCTGCTCATAGGACTTATTGTAATGCCCTTGGAGGCAATTAGGTTTATTGAAACATGTTGGTACTTTGGAGACACTATCTGTAGACTGTTTTTAATAATCACGGGATTGCTTCTCAATACATCTCTgagtaatttagttttaataGCTGTTGACCGTTATGTGGCTGTGTGTCACCCTCTGCTGTACCCACAGAAAATAACAACGACTAGAACAATATTTACTATCTGTGTTTTCTGGTTCTGCTTTTCagtttataacattttaattgttgtacctacctcacaaaaaacatacagATGCTATGGAGGATGTGGAATTATCGCTACTTTTGCCCTGATATTCACTGACGTGTTTCTGTCTTTCCTGTTTCCTTGTACCATCATTATAACTTTATATTTGAGAATCTTCTATGTCGCATATCAGCAAGTAAAAGTTATAAACTCTCTGATGAGGAGTGGAAAACATCTAACAGAAGGTTCAGTGAGGAGGAAATCTGAGAGCAAAGCCGCTCTGACATTGGGAATCATTGTGACGGTTTATCTGTTTTGCTGGATTCCCTATTACAGCTTATCTCTAACACCAAACACAAGCATGACTTCTGCTATAGCCTATTTCATATTTTGGATGGTGTATATTAATTCAGGTCTGAATCCTCTCATCTATGCTATATTTTACCCCTGGTTTAGAACGTCAGTTAAACACATCCTAAATCTATCCAAAATATTTAAGCCAGCATAA